A window from Microcoleus sp. AS-A8 encodes these proteins:
- a CDS encoding magnesium chelatase subunit H produces the protein MFTHVKSTIRHITPGALNGRHLLKVVYVVLEPQYQSALSAAVQSINQNNPNLAVEISGYLIEELRDSGNYEDFKRDIAQANIFIASLIFIEDLADKVVAAVEPHRDHLDAAIVFPSMPQVMRLNKLGSFSMAQLGQSKSAIAQFMRKRKEKSGSSFQDGMLKLLQTLPKVLKYLPMDKAQDARNFMLSFQYWLGGSSDNLENFLLMLADKYVLKGRQLSFNEPVVYPDMGIWHPLAPTMFEDVKEYLNWYSSRKDISADLKDPLAPSIGLVLQRTHLVTGDDAHYVAIVQEFEAMGARVIPVFAGGLDFSKPVDAFFYESTAKTPTALVDGVVSLTGFALVGGPARQDHPKAIESLKRLNRPYMVALPLVFQTTEEWEDSDLGLHPIQVALQIAIPELDGAIEPIILSGRDGTTGKAIALQDRIEAIAQRALKWANLRRKPKLDKKVAITVFSFPPDKGNVGTAAYLDVFGSIYKLMEALNNNGYDVQGLPESSEALMQQVIHDAQAQYATPELNIAYKMSVPEYEELTPYSTRLEENWGPPPGNLNSDGQNLLVYGKQFGNVFIGVQPTFGYEGDPMRLLFSRSASPHHGFAAYYTYLEKIWKADAVLHFGTHGSLEFMPGKQMGMSGTCYPDNLIGSTPNLYYYAANNPSEATIAKRRSYAATISYLTPPAENAGLYKGLKELSELIASYQTLKDTGRGIPIVNTIMDKCRLVNLDKDIDLVEDASGLTAEERDTVVGLVYKKLMEIESRLLPCGLHVIGKPPTAEEAIATLVNIAGLDRPEEEILSLPRIIANSIGRDIDEIYTNNDRGVLSDVQLLQEITLTTREAVSALVKAQADADGRVSKVSKLNFFNMGKKEPWIEAMHQLGYTKVDEQALKPLFEYLEFCLQQIVADNELGAMLKALEGEYVLPGPGGDPIRNPDVLPTGKNIHALDPQSIPTTAAVKSAKIVVDRLLERQRYENGGKWPETIACVLWGTDNIKTYGESLAQIMWMVGVKPVPDALGRVNKLELLSLEELGRPRIDVVINCSGVFRDLFINQMNLLDQAVKMAAEADEPLEMNFVRKHAMQQAEEMGINLRQAATRVFSNASGSYSSNINLAVENSTWESESELQDMYLARKSFAFTSDNPGTMEQNRQIFETALKTADATFQNLDSAEISLTDVSHYFDSDPTKVVASLRGDGKTPASYIADTTTANAQIRTLSETVRLDARTKLLNPKWYEGMLSHGYEGVRELSKRLVNTMGWSATAGAVDNWIYEDTNTTFIQDEEMRKRLMNLNPHSFRKVVSTLLEVNGRGYWETSESNLQMLRELYQEVEDRIEGIE, from the coding sequence ACGCGGCTATCGTCTTCCCCTCCATGCCTCAGGTGATGCGCCTTAATAAATTGGGTAGCTTCTCGATGGCGCAACTGGGTCAATCCAAGAGTGCGATCGCCCAATTCATGCGAAAGCGCAAGGAGAAATCCGGTTCCTCCTTCCAAGACGGGATGCTGAAGCTGTTGCAAACCCTGCCCAAAGTCCTGAAGTACCTACCGATGGATAAGGCGCAGGATGCCCGGAACTTCATGCTTAGCTTCCAATATTGGCTGGGTGGTTCCTCCGATAACTTGGAGAACTTCCTGCTGATGCTCGCTGATAAGTATGTCTTGAAAGGGCGTCAACTGAGCTTCAATGAGCCAGTGGTTTACCCCGATATGGGCATTTGGCATCCCTTGGCTCCGACCATGTTTGAGGATGTCAAGGAGTATCTGAACTGGTACAGTAGCCGCAAGGACATCTCTGCCGACTTAAAAGACCCCCTAGCCCCCTCCATTGGCTTAGTGTTGCAACGTACCCACTTGGTTACAGGGGATGATGCTCACTATGTAGCAATCGTACAGGAATTTGAAGCTATGGGTGCTCGTGTGATTCCTGTATTTGCCGGGGGTCTAGATTTCTCCAAACCGGTCGATGCTTTCTTCTACGAATCCACCGCTAAAACACCGACAGCCTTGGTGGACGGCGTTGTATCGCTCACAGGTTTCGCTTTGGTGGGTGGCCCCGCACGGCAAGACCATCCTAAAGCGATTGAATCATTAAAACGGTTGAATCGCCCCTACATGGTGGCACTGCCCTTAGTATTCCAAACCACAGAAGAGTGGGAAGATAGCGATTTAGGCTTGCACCCGATTCAAGTGGCGTTGCAGATTGCCATTCCTGAATTGGATGGAGCGATCGAGCCTATTATTTTATCCGGTAGAGATGGGACAACCGGAAAAGCGATCGCACTCCAAGACCGCATCGAAGCGATCGCCCAGCGTGCTTTAAAATGGGCTAACCTGCGCCGCAAACCCAAACTCGATAAGAAAGTTGCTATCACTGTTTTCAGCTTCCCGCCAGATAAAGGGAATGTGGGAACAGCCGCTTATTTGGATGTGTTTGGTTCCATCTATAAACTGATGGAAGCCCTGAACAACAACGGCTACGATGTCCAAGGTTTGCCAGAATCATCCGAGGCGTTGATGCAACAGGTGATTCACGACGCCCAAGCGCAATATGCCACTCCCGAACTGAATATTGCCTACAAGATGTCAGTGCCGGAGTATGAAGAACTTACCCCTTATTCAACACGGTTGGAAGAAAACTGGGGGCCACCTCCGGGAAATTTAAATAGTGATGGACAAAATCTCTTAGTTTACGGCAAGCAATTTGGTAATGTTTTCATCGGGGTTCAACCCACCTTTGGTTACGAAGGCGACCCGATGCGGTTGTTGTTCTCTCGTTCTGCCAGCCCCCATCATGGTTTTGCCGCTTACTATACCTATTTAGAAAAAATCTGGAAAGCTGACGCAGTACTGCACTTCGGAACTCATGGTTCTCTGGAATTCATGCCCGGTAAGCAAATGGGGATGTCGGGAACGTGTTACCCGGATAACTTGATTGGTTCCACCCCCAATCTCTACTACTACGCCGCGAATAATCCCAGTGAGGCGACGATTGCCAAGCGCCGCAGTTATGCTGCAACGATTTCCTACCTCACACCCCCGGCTGAGAATGCGGGGTTGTACAAGGGGTTGAAGGAACTGAGTGAATTAATTGCGTCTTACCAAACCCTGAAAGATACGGGGCGGGGTATCCCGATTGTGAACACCATCATGGATAAGTGCCGCTTGGTGAATCTGGATAAGGATATCGACTTAGTTGAAGACGCCAGTGGGCTGACCGCAGAGGAACGGGATACGGTGGTAGGCTTGGTGTACAAAAAGCTGATGGAGATTGAATCGCGCTTGCTGCCCTGTGGGTTGCATGTGATTGGCAAACCACCAACAGCGGAAGAAGCGATCGCAACTTTAGTCAATATTGCTGGACTTGACCGTCCTGAAGAGGAAATCCTGAGTTTACCTCGGATTATCGCCAATAGTATCGGGCGCGATATTGATGAAATTTACACCAATAACGACAGAGGCGTCTTAAGTGATGTCCAATTGTTGCAAGAGATTACCTTGACAACTCGTGAAGCCGTCTCCGCCTTGGTGAAAGCGCAAGCCGATGCAGATGGTCGGGTATCCAAAGTCTCCAAGCTCAATTTCTTCAACATGGGCAAAAAAGAGCCTTGGATTGAAGCGATGCATCAATTAGGTTACACCAAGGTTGACGAACAAGCGCTGAAACCGTTGTTTGAGTACTTGGAATTCTGCCTCCAGCAAATCGTGGCGGATAACGAACTAGGGGCAATGCTGAAAGCCCTGGAAGGCGAGTACGTCCTCCCAGGACCCGGTGGCGACCCCATCCGCAACCCTGATGTATTGCCTACAGGAAAGAACATCCACGCCCTCGACCCCCAATCCATCCCCACAACGGCGGCGGTTAAATCAGCCAAAATTGTGGTAGACCGCCTGCTGGAACGTCAACGCTATGAAAATGGCGGGAAGTGGCCTGAAACCATTGCTTGTGTCCTCTGGGGTACAGATAACATCAAGACCTATGGGGAATCGTTGGCACAAATTATGTGGATGGTGGGGGTTAAACCTGTACCCGATGCCTTAGGTCGCGTGAACAAGTTAGAATTGCTTTCCTTAGAAGAGTTGGGGCGTCCTCGGATTGATGTTGTGATCAACTGTTCCGGCGTCTTCCGCGACTTGTTCATCAACCAAATGAACCTCCTCGACCAAGCGGTGAAAATGGCAGCAGAGGCGGACGAACCCTTGGAGATGAACTTTGTCCGCAAACACGCGATGCAACAGGCAGAGGAAATGGGGATTAATCTGCGGCAAGCGGCAACTCGCGTCTTCTCCAATGCTTCGGGTTCCTACTCTTCTAATATCAACCTGGCAGTAGAAAACAGCACTTGGGAAAGCGAATCTGAGTTACAGGATATGTACCTGGCACGGAAGTCGTTTGCCTTCACCTCCGACAACCCAGGCACGATGGAACAGAATCGGCAGATTTTTGAGACAGCCTTGAAAACCGCTGATGCTACGTTCCAAAATCTCGATTCTGCCGAGATTAGTCTGACAGATGTCAGCCACTATTTCGATTCTGACCCCACCAAAGTTGTCGCCAGTCTGCGAGGAGATGGCAAGACGCCAGCCTCGTACATTGCCGATACCACAACAGCAAATGCCCAAATCCGCACCCTTTCGGAAACCGTGCGTTTGGATGCGCGGACGAAGCTACTCAATCCCAAGTGGTACGAGGGAATGCTGAGTCACGGGTATGAGGGAGTGCGGGAACTCTCGAAGCGGTTGGTGAATACGATGGGTTGGTCTGCAACGGCTGGTGCTGTCGATAACTGGATTTACGAGGATACGAATACCACGTTTATCCAGGATGAAGAAATGCGGAAGCGGTTGATGAATCTAAATCCTCATTCCTTCCGCAAGGTTGTATCGACGTTGCTGGAAGTGAATGGTCGGGGTTATTGGGAGACGAGTGAGAGTAATTTGCAGATGTTGCGCGAGTTGTATCAGGAGGTTGAGGATCGGATTGAAGGAATTGAGTAG